The Sphaerospermopsis torques-reginae ITEP-024 genome has a window encoding:
- the nifU gene encoding Fe-S cluster assembly protein NifU, whose amino-acid sequence MWDYTEKVLELFYEPKNQGAIEDNHEPGVKVSVGDVGSIACGDALRLHLKIEEATDKILDARFQTFGCTSAIASSSALTEMVKGLTLDEALKVTNKEIAAYLGGLPEAKMHCSVMGQEALEAAIYNYRGIPLAAHDDDDEGVLICSCFGITDAKIKKAVRQNNLFSAEQVTNYVKAGGGCGSCLVKIDDIIKEVKQEYEKELASTNGSTANKEISTVGQQKPLTNVQRIALIQKVLDEEVRPVLIADGGDVELYDIEGDKVKVILKGACGSCPSSTATLKIAIESRLRDRVNKDIIVEEV is encoded by the coding sequence ATGTGGGACTACACTGAGAAAGTATTAGAATTGTTTTACGAGCCTAAAAATCAAGGCGCAATTGAAGATAATCATGAACCTGGTGTAAAGGTTTCTGTGGGTGATGTAGGAAGTATCGCTTGTGGTGATGCTTTAAGATTACATTTAAAAATTGAAGAAGCAACTGATAAAATTCTTGATGCTCGTTTTCAAACCTTTGGTTGTACCAGTGCGATCGCTTCTTCTAGTGCTTTAACTGAAATGGTTAAAGGTCTAACTTTAGATGAAGCTTTGAAAGTTACAAATAAGGAAATCGCTGCATATTTGGGTGGTTTACCTGAAGCGAAAATGCACTGTTCTGTTATGGGTCAGGAAGCTTTAGAAGCTGCTATCTATAACTATCGTGGCATTCCTTTAGCGGCACATGATGACGATGATGAAGGTGTCCTAATCTGTAGTTGTTTTGGAATAACTGATGCTAAGATCAAGAAAGCAGTAAGACAGAATAACCTCTTCAGTGCAGAACAGGTAACAAATTATGTAAAAGCTGGTGGCGGATGCGGTTCTTGTTTAGTGAAGATTGATGATATAATAAAGGAAGTTAAGCAAGAGTACGAGAAAGAACTCGCAAGTACAAATGGCTCAACAGCTAACAAAGAAATTTCCACAGTAGGGCAACAAAAACCATTAACTAATGTTCAAAGAATCGCCCTAATTCAAAAAGTATTAGATGAAGAAGTCAGACCCGTTTTAATTGCCGATGGGGGAGATGTTGAACTTTACGATATTGAAGGCGATAAGGTGAAAGTAATTCTTAAAGGTGCTTGTGGTTCATGTCCAAGTAGCACTGCAACTTTAAAGATTGCGATTGAATCAAGATTACGCGATCGCGTCAACAAAGACATCATTGTTGAAGAAGTTTAG